CCGGCACCACGCGGTACTCGCCACCGAAGCCGCCGCCCTCGAGCGAGGTCGCCGCGAGGCGCAGGTCGGTGCTCCCGCCCTCGCGGAGGTAGAGGTTCGCGATGCCACCGCCCGAGCGCTGGGCGACGTCGATGCAGAGGGCGCGCAGGCGGTCGGGAAGCGGGTCGGGCCCCTGCAGGATGCGGTGGATGCCGCGCACGGCCGAGTAGCGCGACGCCTGGTCGCGCAGCTGCTCGTGCTCGCGCGCGCGCGCGATGATCTGCGCGTCGAGGTGCGCGAGCTGCTCGACGAAGGCGAGGTCGTCCTCGCCGAACTGGCCCGTGCGCACGCTGTGGTGGAGGTTCAGCACGCCGAGCACGCGGCCCTCGTGCACGAGCGGAACGCACAGCGCGGACTCGACGTCGAGCCGCTCGCGAACGATGTGGAAGTCCGCGTGGTCGGCCCGTCCGGCGATGCGCAGCGGGCGCGCGGTGGCGGCGGCGCGGCCCGCGATGCCCTCGCCGAGCGGCACGCGGATCTTCGGCCAGAGCTCTCGCTCGACGCCGACCGCGACGCGGATGCGGAGCTCGCGCGCGGTCTCGTCGAGGAGCATCAGCGAGCCGCCGTCGGCGCCCGTCACGCCGATCGCGATCTCGAGCATGCGCGTGAACAGCTCGTCCGCGTCGACGGTGAGCTCGACGGATTCGACCACCTCGGAGAGCGCCTGCAGGAGCTCCGACTTGCGGTCGTGCGCGGCGACGCCGTAGGCCCAGAGCAGCCGCGCGGCGAGCGGCGTGAGCACCTGGATGCCGCGTGCGGCCGCGTTCGGGAGCCGCTGCGCGAAGGACACGCCACCGGGAGCGTCGTCGACGACGGCGTGCAGGGCGTCGCCGGCGACGAAGGCGTCGAAGTCGTCCGTCGCGATCGCGGCGACGAAGTCGCCGAGCTCGGGGCGGACGGCGCGCGCGCGGCTCGCGGCCGCGCGCGGGTTCGGGTCGTAGATGCGCACGACATCGACGTCGGCGTTGCCGACGAGCAGCGCGAGGAGACGCAGCGTCTCCTCGCTGGCGCCGCAGATGCCGACGCGCCGTCTCACTCGTCGCCGCCGTCCAGCAGCGGATCGAGCTGGATCGTGAGAGCGAGGCTCGCGGTCGCGCCGCTCGCGTCGCCGAGCACGAGCGGAATGCGCACCGCGCGCTCGCCCGCGCGTGCGGCGCTGCCGACGGACACGATGCGCAGGTCGGCGCCGAGCGCGAAGCCGCTCGGCGGCTTCGGCTCGCTCGCGAGCGCGTCGTACGGGCGGTCGAAGGCGCGGTGCGTCTCGAGGTCGAGCGCGTCGTGCGCCGCGGCGCCCGCGTCGGCGGCGATCGCCTCGGCCTCGATCGCCTGCTCGAGGAGCTCGGTCGTCGACAGCGCCGGCGCCTCGGGGCGCGCGCGGCGAAGCAGCGCATCGGGGTCGTAGACGGGGGCCGGGCGGCCGACCGGAGCCGGCTCCGCGGGGGCGTGCGCGGCCTCGTGCGCGGGCGCGGCGTCGGCCGTTCCCTCGGTCGATTCCGGCGCGGGCGCGGGCTCGCTCGCGGCCGCGGGACGGTCGCGAAGGCCGCGCACGACGCGCTTGCTGATGGTGGTGAGTGTCTGCAGGACGCCCGTTCCCTCGGTCGCGACCGCCTCGAACACGGCGGCCGACGGCAGCGCGATACGGCGGTGCAGGCGCTCGATGTGCGTGTCGTCGGCGAGGTCGCGCTTGTTGTACTGGACGAGCACGGGGAGCTCGGCGAGCGAGCGGCCGTAGCTCTCGAGCGCGGCGGCGAGCTCGTCGCGGGACTCGACGTTCTGCTGCATGCGCGACGGCGTCGAGTCGACGACGAGCACGACGCCGCTCACCTCGTCGAGCAGCTGCTTGCGCGTCGGCGCCTGTTCGTCGCCGTCGGGAACGGCGACGACCTCGATGCACATCGGAACGCCGCCGACCTCGCCGAGCTGGATGGGGAGCGTCTCGTAGGTGACCGTCGGGTCGAGGCGCGTCGGCTCGCGGCGCAGCTCGCCGCGGTGGTCGGCGCGCAGCTTCGCGCGGATCGTCTCGAGGTTCGTCGTCTTGCCGGCGCCCGCGATTCCCCAGTAGAGGATGCGCGCGTTCATCGTGGCCTCCGCCATCACAGCTTTCCCTTCTTCTGCAGGATGCGCCGCGCGTGCGTCGACACGGCCGACGGCACGTCGCGGCTCCGCATGATCGTCCGGAGCTCCTTGTCCTGCAGGTAGTTCAGGAAGCTGATCGCCTGGGCCTGCGGGACCTTCGGATTCGTCGCGAGCGCGAGCTTCACCTGGTAGCTCTTCGTCCAGTCCCGGTTCGCGGCGATGATGCGCATGACCTCGTCGCAGAGGCCGCGCGACTGTGCGTACGAGACGACCTCGGACTCGGTGATCTTCGGGCTCGTGATCGCGGCGCTGGCTACGACCTTGTTGCGGTCGCGGATCAGGAGCGCGCGCGCCTCCGTTCCGCCGAGCCGCGCGAGCTTGACCTTCTGCATGACGGTCATCTTCTGCACGGCGGCGAAGAGGTTGCTCGCGATCTCCTCCTCGTCGATCGCGTCGTCGTGCTCGGCCGAGAGGCGCCCCGCGAAGCCGGCGAGCTCGTCGCCGAGCAGCTCGAGCATCGCGGCCTCCGCCTCGTCGTCGGAGAGCTCGGCCCCGGCGTCGTCGGCGCGTTCGCCCTCCGTCGGGCTCATTCCGAGGAAGCTCAGGATGCGCTCGATCACGGCGCGCCCGGTCAGCGGGTTGCTCCCGAGCGCGTCGACGATCTCCTCGCAGCGCATCATGCGCTGCTGGTTCTGGCTGACGATGTCGACGACGGCGCGCAGCGGCAGCGTCGCGAGGAACGCGATCGTGCGATCGTCCGCGGCCGCGTTGAGGGCGATCTGCGAGGCGCGCGCCTCGTCGTCCTTGTGCACGCGCGCGAGGAACGAGAGCAGGGCGGGGTGCGCGGGGCCGGTGAGGACGGGGTCGAGGACGTGCTCGGGCAGGTTCTCGAGGCTCGCGCGCGCGGTCTCTTTCACCTGCGCGTCGGGGTCGTGCACGAGCGCGAACAGGACGGTCGCGAGCTCGAGGGGCTCGAGCGGAAGCGCGCCGCGCGCGGCCATGCGCCGGGCCTCGACCGGCGCGTCGCGCCGCGCGTACTTCTCGCCCTGGGGCGAGAGCCGCAGTCGGATCCGTCCTTCCTGTCCCGGTGCTTCCTGGCTCGCCACGCGTCGCCGCCCCTCGCATGCTCTCGTTCTTCCGTTCCGCGCGTCCGCGAAGCGCGGCGCGGCGTGCGCGCCGCGTCAGTCGTCGGTCCGCGCCGCGGCCTGCGCCTTCGCGATCACCTTCTCCTGCACTTCCTTCGGACACGGGTCGTAGTGGGAGAAGTCCATGTGGAAGTCGCCCTTGCCGCCCGTGAGGCTCGTGAGGGCGCTCGCGTACTCGAGCATCTCGGCCATCGGAATCTGGGCGCGGACGACGGTGCTCGCGCCGATCGCCTCGGTCGACTGCACACGGCCGCGTCGGCTCGAGATGTCGCCCATGATGTCGCCGACGCTCTCGTCCGGAACCACGATCTCCGCGCTCATGATCGGCTCGAGCAGCGCGGGTCGCGCCTGCTCGAGCGCCGCCTTGAAGCCGAACGACCCGGCCAGCTTGAAGGCCATCTCGTTGCTGTCGACCGAGTGGTGCTTGCCGTCGATGCAGTGGACCTTGACGTCGACGACCGGATAGCCGGCGAGCGGGCCGGCGTCGGCGGCCTCGTGGATGCCCTTCTCGACGGCGGGGATCAGATTGCGCGGGATCGCGCCCCCCACGATCTCGTCGAGGAACTCGATGCCGGCCCCCCGCGCGTTGGGCTCGATGCTCAGGTAGCAGACGCCAAACATGCCCTTGCCGCCGGACTGCTTCTTGAGCTTGCCTTCGACGTTCTCGGCCCTTCCGAGGATCGTCTCGCGATACGGAACCTTGGGCGTCGCGAGGTCGACTTCGCAGTCGAACATCCGCGCGAGCTTGTGGACGGTGGTGCGGATGTGGAGCTCGCCCATGCCGGTCAGGAGGAACTCGCCCGTGGAGGCTTCGCGCCCGAGCTGGAGCGTCGGATCCTCCTCCACGAGTCGGCCGAGCGAGGCGTAGACTTTATCCTCGTCCCCCTGTGATTTCGCGGAGATGGCATACGAAAGCACGCCTTGCGGAATGGTCGGGGAGGGGAGTCGCACGCCGCCCTTCTCGGCCGTCAACACGTCGCCCGTGTGGATGCCCTTCACCTTCGCGACGGCGACGATCTCTCCCGGGCCGGCCTCGTTCGCATCGACGTGCTGGTCGCCCTGCAGACGGAAGAGCTTGCCGATGCGGACCTTCTCGCCGGTCGTCGCGTCGAGCACGGTGGAGTCGGACCGGACCGTGCCGGAGACGATGCGGAAGACCGAGAGCGTGCCCGCGTAGCGGTCGATCAGCGTCTTGAAGACGATCGCGGCGAGGGGGGCCGAGGCCTCGGGCGCGACCGGGGTGTCGCGGCCGCTCTCGGCATCGACGGCCGCCCACGGCCCGCGGTCGGCCGCGGACGGCAGGAGCTCGAGGATCGCCGCGAGCAGGACGTCGACGCCCGCGCCCGTCGCCGCGCTCCCGCCGATCACCGGGAGGAGCGCGCCGCTGCGCACGCCCGCGACCAGCCCGCGTCGCAGCTCGTCGTCGGCGAGCTCGCCGTTCTCGAGATAGTGCTCGAGCAGCGCGTCGTCCGTCTCGGCGACGGCCTCGACGAGTTCGAGGCGTCGCGTCTCGGCCTCTTCGGCGGCGTCGGCCGGGACGTCCTCCGGCGCGCCGCCCGAGAAGGACCGCTGCGCGACGAGCTCGACGACTCCCTCGAGCGCGGCGCCCGCGCCGATCGGTGCGCCGAGCGCGACGACGCGCCGGTCGGTGCCCGCCGCGAGCGAGGCGATGGCCGCGTCGAAGTCCGCGCGCTCGTGGTCCATCGCGTTGACGAATGCGATCGCCGCGCGCCCGTCGAGCGCGCCGAGCATCTTGTGCGTCCCGACCTTCGCGCCGTCGACGGCGCTCACCACGACGACGGCGGCATCGAGCGCCTGCAGCGCGATGCGACCGTCGGGCTGGAAGTTCGGGTGACCGGGCGTGTCGACGAGCGTGACGCGCCCGCCGTCGAGGTCGAAGCTGAAGACGTGCGAGGTGATCGTGTGCGCGTGCCCGTCGCGTTCCTCGGGCAGGGTGTTGAGGACCGACGTTCCCTGGTCGACGCTGCCGGGCTTCGGCGTCGCACCCGCGCGGTGGAGGAGGGCCTCGCCGAGAGTCGTCTTGCCGTCCGAGGCGTGTCCGATCAGGGCGAAGTTGCGCGTCGTCGTCGGCTCCATGCGTCACCTCTCTTTGCGGGATCCCTCGGGTCGGTTCTTCTCGAACAGCAGGCGCAGGCCCTGCAGCGTGAGGAAGGGCTCGACGCGCTCGATCGTGCGCGCCTCGGTCGAGATGCGGCCCGCGAGCCCGCCCGTCGCGACGACGCGCACGTCGTCGCCGAGCTCGGGCTTGATGCGCTCGACCATCGAGTCGACGAGCCCCGCGTAGCCGTAGAGCAGGCCCGACTGCAGCGCGGCGGTCGTCGTCTTCCCGATCACGCTGCGCGGCCGGACGATCTCGACGCGATGCAGCTTGGACGCGCGCTCGAAGAGCGCCTCCATCGAGATGTGGATGCCCGGGAAGATCGCGCCGCCCAGGTACTCGCCGTTGCGCGAGACGCAGTCGAACGTCGTCGCGGTGCCGAAGTCGACGGCGATCGTGGCGCTGTGGAAGAGATCGAAGGCCGCGACCGCGTTCACGATGCGATCGGCCCCGACCTCGTGGGGGTTCTCGTAGCGGACGGGCATCCCGGTGCGGATCCCCGGCCCGACGGTGAGCGGAGGCCGGTCGAAGAGCTTGGTCGAGACGCGCTCCCAGATCGGCTGCAGCGGCGGCACGACGCTCGACATGATCACGTCGGTCACGTCCTCGGTCGCGAGGCCGTCCTGCGTGAAGAGCGCGCGGAGCATCACGCCGAGCTCGTCCGAGGTCTGCTCGCGGTGCGTGCTCACGCGCCAGTGATGGGAGAGCTCGGCGGGCGCGCCGCCGCGGCGGTAGTCGAAGACGCCGAGCGACACGTTCGTGTTGCCGATGTCGATCACGAGCAGGACGGGGTCGCTCACGATGCGTCGCTCTCCTTCGCCAGCGTGACGTCGCCCGCGATCACGCGCGTACGTCCGCCGTCCTCGGTCTTGATCCAGAGGGCGCCCTCGTCGTCGATGCCGACGACGACGCCGCTCTGCGCATCGCCTGCGCCGTCCGGCCGCGCGTCGAGCACGCGGACGCGGCGCCCCGCCATCGCGAAGTACGCCTCGTAGCGCGCACGAAGCGGCGGGAATCCGTCGCGCGCGTGCTCGTCGAGCACGGCTTCCAGAATACTATAGAGGCGTCGGGCGAAGCCGATGCGGTCGATGCGACGGCCCGTGAACGAGCGCAGGCTGGTGGCAAGCGAGCGGAACTCGTCCGGGAAGTCGGCGCGGTCCACGTTGAGATTCACGCCGATGCCGAGGATCGCGTGGCCGATGCGCGTCGCCTCGGCCTGCAGCTCCATCAGGATGCCGCTCGTCTTGAGGCCGCCGACGAGCACGTCGTTGGGCCACTTGATCTCGACGTCGTCGCGGCGGCCGAGCTCCGCGGCGATCGCGTCGGCGACGGCGATCGCCGCCGTCGGGATCAGCGTCGGGGCCTGGGCGAGCTCGAGTCGCGGGCGCAGCACGATCGACGTGTAGAGATTGGCGTGCGGCGGCGAGAAGAAGCGCCGGCCGAGGCGGCCTCGTCCCGCCGTCTGCGCCTCGGCCACCACCGTGTAGCCCGCCGCCGCGCCGGCGGCCGCGCGCTCGGTCGCGACGCGGTTCGTCGAGTCGATCTCCTCGAAGTGCTCGATCTCGCGTGCGAGCCAACGCGTGTCGAGGCCGCACAGGATCTCCTCGCCGTAGAGCCGGTCGGGAGCGGCCCGCAGCCGATAGCCTCCGCCCGGCTCGCCCTCCACGTCGTAGCCGAGGCGCCGCAGCGATTCGATGTGCTTCCAGACCTGGGCGCGCGAGACGCCGAGCTCCGCCGAGAGCGCTTCGCCCGAGGCGGCGCCGGATGCGCCGCGCAGCAGGGCGAGTACGCGCGCAGCCCCTGCGTTCACGCCGCGGGACCGCGCGCGCCGTCGCCGTCGCCGTCGATCTCGAGCGAGAGGTCGGCGTTCGGCGCGGAGTGCGTGAGGGCGCCGATCGAGATGCGGTGCACGCCCGTCTCCGCATAGCGCCGCACGTTCGCGAGCGTGATGCCGCCCGACGCCTCGAGGACCGCGCGCGCGCCGAGGTCGGCGACGATTGCGCGGATGGCGTCGGGCTCGAGGTTGTCGAGCAGCAGGAACGTCGCGCCGGCGTCGCACGCGACGCGCGCCTCGTCGTGCGACTGCACCTCGACCTGGATCGGGATGCCGGCGGGAGCCCGATCGAGCGCGCGCCGGACGGCGGCCTCGAGCGAGCCGGCCGCGGCGGCGTGGTTGTCCTTCAGGAGCACGCCGTCCCAGAGGCCCATCCTGTGATTGGTTCCGCCGCCGACGGCGACCGCGTACTTGTCGAGCGCACGCCAGCCGGGGAGCGTCTTGCGCGTGTCGACGATGGCGGCGCGCGTGCCCTCGACCGCCTCGACGTGGCGGCGCGTGTGCGTGGCGACGCCGCACATGCGACCCAGGAAGTTGAGCGCCGTGCGCTCGGCGGCGAGCACGGCGCGGACCGGCCCCTCGATGCGCATCACCGGTGCGAGCGGCTCCGCGACCTCGCCGTCGGAGAGGCACGTCGCGACGCGGACGCTCGGGTCGAGGTGCTCGAAGGCGGCGCGCGCGATGGCGGTGCCACAGACGACGAGCCGTTCGCGCGCCTCGATCCGTGCCTGCGTGCGCGCGCTCGCGTCGAAGATGACCTCGCTCGTGACGTCGCCGGTACCGACGTCCTCGGCGATCGCCGCGGCGAGCAGCGGCATCCAGCGCTCGCGATCGAGAGCGGGGCGCGGGGCGGAGCGGTCGCCCGAGCTCGTCGACCGGGTCACGCGATGCCTCCCGCGGCGGTGCGGCCCGGTCGTGCGCGCGCATGCGGGCGTGCGCGCGCTGCCGCCGGGCGGCGCGCCATCCTAGCAGCCGGCCGCGGCCGACCGCGCGGCTCCGACGATGGGTGCGCGAGTGCGCGAGCGGGGTGCGGAGAGGGGCAGGCGACCGCGCTCAGTCCGCGGACTCGTCCTCGCCCTTCATGCGCCGGATCTCGTCGCGGATCAGCGCCTCGGTCATCTGCGGGATCACCTCCCACGCGATGGCCTCGACGCGCTCGAGCACCTGCTTCACGACCTGCTCGGAGAGCTCCGAGAACGCCTCCCACGCGACCTTCTCGAGCGTCTCGTGGAGGCGCTCGCGCAGCGCCGGCGTGAGGTCGACGGACGCGCGCGCCGTCGCCGGAGCGGCGTCGTCCTCGGGCTCGTCGACGATCGCGACGGCCTCCGGCTCGAGCTCGGGTGCGAACTGCGGCATCGCGGATGCCGCCGGCGCCGCGGCCGCGACGAGCGGCTCCTCCTCGATCGGCTGCGCCTCGAAGGCGTCGTCGTCGAGCGGCTCGACGTCGCCTGCGAACGACGCGCCGGCGACGTCGAGCACGCCGAGGTCGGACGAGGAGAGGTCGTACGCGGAGCTTCCGGGGTCGAGCTCGACGTCGGCGATCGGCACGCTCGCGAGCGCGTCGTCCGCGGCGAGTGCGGCGTCGAGGTCGACGGCGGCTCCGCGCGGCGACGTGGTGAAGAGCTCGTCCGCGAGCAGTGTTCGCGCGGCGTCGACGGGCTGCGCGGGAGACGCGGTGCCGATCTCGAGCTGGTCGCTGACGTCGAGGGCGCTCATCGACTCGGGGCCGGCGTCGTCGTCGGCGTCCTGGAACGGATCGCCCGCATCGCCGAAGTCGGCGATCACGGTCTCGGCCGGCGAATCGGTCGCCGTCCACGCGGCGGCGCCGCGGACCGGCTCGTCCTCGAACGCGAACGCATCGCCGTCGAGGGCGTCGTCGAGCAGCGTCGTGGTCGCGCCGGAGGGCGTCGCCGCGGGCGGCGCGGGTTCGCCGAGGTTCACGAGGTCGGTCGAGAAGTCCGAGGCGTCGTCCGCCTCGTCGTCGTCGGGCATCAGGGCGACGGTGCTGTCGCTCCCGAGGAGCCCCGCGTCGAGGTCGTCCGCCGGCGGGAGCCCGCCGATCGATGCGTCGCCATCGCCGAAGAACGGATCGGCGAGCGGGTCGGTGTCGGCGGTCGTCGTCGGCCGCGCCGACGGCGTGGACTCGGCGACCTTCGAGAGGTCCGAGACGTCGTCGTCGAAGAAGTCGAACGCCTCGTCGACGTCGAGCGGATCCTTCGAGCCACTCGGCGCCGCGGCCGCGGCGCTCGCCGCGACGGGGGGCGCTGCCGCGAACAGCGTCTTCACGCGCTCGACGAGCGCCTGTGCCTCGAAGGGCTTGGTGATGTGGCCTGCGGACCCGACGGCCGCGGCGCGCTCCTCGTCGAAGGCCTCGAAGGTTCCGGTGAGCAGCAGGACGGGAACGTGCGCGAGCTGCGGATCCTGCTTGATCGCCTCGCAGACCTCGTAGCCGCTCTTGCCCGGCATGATGACGTCGGCGATCACGGCGTCGGGGCGCGCCTCCCGCGCGCGGGCGATCGCGTCGTCGCCGTTGTCGGCCGTGATGAGCTCGACGTCCTCGTTGGCGAAGCTCAAGCCGACGAGCTTCTGGATGACGACGCTGTCGTCCGCGAGCAGCAGGGTCCTGGGCATCATCCCCCCGGTTCGGCGCCGCCGGGAGGCGGTGCCTCGACGCGGCGGTCGGGGCGCGAACGCCACTCGCCGTCGCTGCATGACTTCCTACGCCGGCGCCTCGTCGCGCGCCTCGCGTCCGCGGACGCGGACGGAGCGGAACGCCTGCGCGCCTCGGCGCGCGAACGTACCGCTCGGCTGGCTTATCGTCTCGGGAGTTCGGGCGATTGAACCCTTTTCTGCCCATGGTTCGCCGGTGTCGGCCGGGCGACGCGTCGATCAAGGCCCCCGCGTCGCGCGCCGATGCGCCGGCCATCGCCGGGCACCCGTCTCCGAGCCACGAGGACCACCGATGATCCTTCGCGCAGCTGCATCGACCGACGTGGGGATGCGGCGCGGCGCGAACGAGGACCGCTACGCGCTCGCACCCGACCTCGGGCTCTTCCTCGTGGCCGACGGCATGGGGGGGCACAGTGCGGGCCAGGTCGCGAGCCA
This genomic interval from Myxococcota bacterium contains the following:
- a CDS encoding ADP-ribosylation factor-like protein — encoded protein: MAEATMNARILYWGIAGAGKTTNLETIRAKLRADHRGELRREPTRLDPTVTYETLPIQLGEVGGVPMCIEVVAVPDGDEQAPTRKQLLDEVSGVVLVVDSTPSRMQQNVESRDELAAALESYGRSLAELPVLVQYNKRDLADDTHIERLHRRIALPSAAVFEAVATEGTGVLQTLTTISKRVVRGLRDRPAAASEPAPAPESTEGTADAAPAHEAAHAPAEPAPVGRPAPVYDPDALLRRARPEAPALSTTELLEQAIEAEAIAADAGAAAHDALDLETHRAFDRPYDALASEPKPPSGFALGADLRIVSVGSAARAGERAVRIPLVLGDASGATASLALTIQLDPLLDGGDE
- the fusA gene encoding elongation factor G; the encoded protein is MEPTTTRNFALIGHASDGKTTLGEALLHRAGATPKPGSVDQGTSVLNTLPEERDGHAHTITSHVFSFDLDGGRVTLVDTPGHPNFQPDGRIALQALDAAVVVVSAVDGAKVGTHKMLGALDGRAAIAFVNAMDHERADFDAAIASLAAGTDRRVVALGAPIGAGAALEGVVELVAQRSFSGGAPEDVPADAAEEAETRRLELVEAVAETDDALLEHYLENGELADDELRRGLVAGVRSGALLPVIGGSAATGAGVDVLLAAILELLPSAADRGPWAAVDAESGRDTPVAPEASAPLAAIVFKTLIDRYAGTLSVFRIVSGTVRSDSTVLDATTGEKVRIGKLFRLQGDQHVDANEAGPGEIVAVAKVKGIHTGDVLTAEKGGVRLPSPTIPQGVLSYAISAKSQGDEDKVYASLGRLVEEDPTLQLGREASTGEFLLTGMGELHIRTTVHKLARMFDCEVDLATPKVPYRETILGRAENVEGKLKKQSGGKGMFGVCYLSIEPNARGAGIEFLDEIVGGAIPRNLIPAVEKGIHEAADAGPLAGYPVVDVKVHCIDGKHHSVDSNEMAFKLAGSFGFKAALEQARPALLEPIMSAEIVVPDESVGDIMGDISSRRGRVQSTEAIGASTVVRAQIPMAEMLEYASALTSLTGGKGDFHMDFSHYDPCPKEVQEKVIAKAQAAARTDD
- a CDS encoding type III pantothenate kinase, producing MSDPVLLVIDIGNTNVSLGVFDYRRGGAPAELSHHWRVSTHREQTSDELGVMLRALFTQDGLATEDVTDVIMSSVVPPLQPIWERVSTKLFDRPPLTVGPGIRTGMPVRYENPHEVGADRIVNAVAAFDLFHSATIAVDFGTATTFDCVSRNGEYLGGAIFPGIHISMEALFERASKLHRVEIVRPRSVIGKTTTAALQSGLLYGYAGLVDSMVERIKPELGDDVRVVATGGLAGRISTEARTIERVEPFLTLQGLRLLFEKNRPEGSRKER
- a CDS encoding biotin--[acetyl-CoA-carboxylase] ligase, giving the protein MNAGAARVLALLRGASGAASGEALSAELGVSRAQVWKHIESLRRLGYDVEGEPGGGYRLRAAPDRLYGEEILCGLDTRWLAREIEHFEEIDSTNRVATERAAAGAAAGYTVVAEAQTAGRGRLGRRFFSPPHANLYTSIVLRPRLELAQAPTLIPTAAIAVADAIAAELGRRDDVEIKWPNDVLVGGLKTSGILMELQAEATRIGHAILGIGVNLNVDRADFPDEFRSLATSLRSFTGRRIDRIGFARRLYSILEAVLDEHARDGFPPLRARYEAYFAMAGRRVRVLDARPDGAGDAQSGVVVGIDDEGALWIKTEDGGRTRVIAGDVTLAKESDAS
- the nadC gene encoding carboxylating nicotinate-nucleotide diphosphorylase, whose translation is MTRSTSSGDRSAPRPALDRERWMPLLAAAIAEDVGTGDVTSEVIFDASARTQARIEARERLVVCGTAIARAAFEHLDPSVRVATCLSDGEVAEPLAPVMRIEGPVRAVLAAERTALNFLGRMCGVATHTRRHVEAVEGTRAAIVDTRKTLPGWRALDKYAVAVGGGTNHRMGLWDGVLLKDNHAAAAGSLEAAVRRALDRAPAGIPIQVEVQSHDEARVACDAGATFLLLDNLEPDAIRAIVADLGARAVLEASGGITLANVRRYAETGVHRISIGALTHSAPNADLSLEIDGDGDGARGPAA
- a CDS encoding response regulator — translated: MMPRTLLLADDSVVIQKLVGLSFANEDVELITADNGDDAIARAREARPDAVIADVIMPGKSGYEVCEAIKQDPQLAHVPVLLLTGTFEAFDEERAAAVGSAGHITKPFEAQALVERVKTLFAAAPPVAASAAAAAPSGSKDPLDVDEAFDFFDDDVSDLSKVAESTPSARPTTTADTDPLADPFFGDGDASIGGLPPADDLDAGLLGSDSTVALMPDDDEADDASDFSTDLVNLGEPAPPAATPSGATTTLLDDALDGDAFAFEDEPVRGAAAWTATDSPAETVIADFGDAGDPFQDADDDAGPESMSALDVSDQLEIGTASPAQPVDAARTLLADELFTTSPRGAAVDLDAALAADDALASVPIADVELDPGSSAYDLSSSDLGVLDVAGASFAGDVEPLDDDAFEAQPIEEEPLVAAAAPAASAMPQFAPELEPEAVAIVDEPEDDAAPATARASVDLTPALRERLHETLEKVAWEAFSELSEQVVKQVLERVEAIAWEVIPQMTEALIRDEIRRMKGEDESAD